The Candidatus Binataceae bacterium genome segment CCCTCAGGCCACGCGCGCCAGTCAACTGCGCGACCTGATCGCACCTTCGTTCGACTTCGCCGCGATGTCGCGCTCGGCGCTCGGCTATCACTGGAAGTCGCTGAATCCTGCCCAGCGCGCCGACTTCACGCAAACTTTCACCGGTTTTATTGAAGCCGCCTACGGGAGCAAAATCGGCGACTACCACGGTCAGCAGGTCAATTTTATCAAACAGACCTCGCTCGGTAACGGCTATTTTCAGGTTTTCTCCCAGATCGTCCAGCCGGGGGGTAAGGCTCCCGTGCCGGTAAATTATCTGGTCGAACAAAAAGACGGACAATGGAAAGTCTACGATGTCACCGTCGATGACATCAGCATCATCGCCAACTATCGGACGCAGTTTAATCGCGTGATCAACGAAAATGGCTTCGATAAGCTGCTCGCCGATCTGAAGGCCAAGCAGCAGCAACTCAATCAGACGAAGAGCGGGTAATCCGGGCGCACGGCCGTCGCACGTTTTTTCGATGACACTCAAGTTTTGCGCGCTATGATTGCGCCTGGCTTAGCGCGGAGGTTAGGGGAAAGAGTGGAAGTGAAGCGAAGTTTTGCGGCGATGGCCGCGCTGGCGATGGTTCTCGGTTTCGCTCGGCAGTCCGCGCTCGCGGAGGATCAGGAACCGCCGCATCCGCCCGGCGAGAGCACCCAGGTTTACAGCGACCCATGGGCGCCGTTTAACGAGAAAATGTTCTCGTTCAACCTCAAGCTGGATCACTACGTCCTCCATCCGGTGGCCAAGGGTTATGCCGCGGTGGCCCCGGTGATCGTGCGCGAAAGCGTGGGTCGTTTCTTCAACAACGTCAATTTCATTCCGCGCGTCGCCAATAACCTCTTCCAGCTCCGCTTTCCTCAGGCCGGCGACGAGCTCCTGCGCTTTGGCATTAACACCACTCTGGGCATCGCCGGAGTATTTGACCCGGCCGACCGCTGGTTTGGCATCAAACCTAACCCGAACGATCTGGGCCTGACCTTCGGTCATTACGGGATCAGCCCCGGGCCATACCTGGTATTACCCTTCCTCGGACCCTTCACGGTTCGCGATGCGATCGGCTCCGCTGGCGATCAGGCGATGTGGCCCTTGCCCTATTTCGTGCCTTGGTACGTCTCGATCCCAACCGATGCGGGCAAGGGTGTCATCGAGGCGGTCAATTATCGCTCGCTGCACCTCGATCTCTTCGAGGACGTTGACCGCTATGCGGTCGACTTGTACGGCGCGGTCGAGGACGGCTATATGCAGAAGCGCGCCGCCGAGTTGAAGGCGCTGGATTAGCCGCGCCGCCATCAGCCTCTTAGACCTCGCCGCGAGTGCGTAACGCTAGCGGAGCACTACCGCGCGGAGCGAGCACCGGGGCCAGCGGAGTCTGCGCGCGCTGCGTCAGGATTCTTAAATTCGCGGCTAGGTTTTTTCTTCGGCATCGTCCGAGGGCTTTTGTAATTTCCGCGCGCGCTCAGAAGACGCGCCCCTTCTTTACCGCCGGCCACGCGCCATGTTGAAATTACCCAATCACTACAGCCCGCCAGGAGGTTCGGATGGAAACGATTCGCTTCGATGACGTCGAGCAGTTGCGCAAGAAAATCAGCACGGAATTCGGTCCGTGGAGCGCACCGATCGCCGTCCCGCAGGAGAAAATCAATCAGTTCGCCGACGTCACCGGCGACCATCAGTGGATTCACATCGATCTCGAGCGCGCCAAACGCGAGAGTCCGTTCGGCGGCCCGGTCGCGCACGGCTTCCTGACCCTGAGCATGTTGCCGGCCTTTGAGATAGACAATGGCTGGAAGGTCGCGGGCTACCGCAACGTCGTCAACTACGGCGCCAACAAGCTGCGCTTCATCTCGCCGGTCCCGGCCGGCGCCAGCGTCCACGCCCGCCAGCGGATCCTCGGCGTCGAGGCCAAGCCGCAAGGCACGCAGCTCACGGTCGAAAGTCAGGTCCAGGTGGTCGGCGGCGACAAGCCGGCGCTGATTTACGAGGGCATCTTCCTGTACGTGCGCTAGCCAGACGCTAGCGGAACGAAGTGGAGCGAGCAGGCGAGTCTGCGAGCTGCGTCAAGATTCCCCGTTGAAAACCTTCTTTCAAAAGCGTACCCGCGGATGAACGAGGCCCATCTGCTCGTCATCGAAGACGAGGTCCGGCTGCTCAATCATCTGTGCCGCGGGCTCGGCGAAGCGGGTTTCACTGTGATGAGCGCCGGCAGTGCGGAAGCGGCTGAACGCGCGGTCGCGACCGGCGAGTTCTCGGCGATCGTTCTCGATCTGCGGCTGCCCGGCAAGGACGGCTTGGAATTTTTGCGCGGTCTGCGCGCGGCCGGCAATGCCATTCCCGTGCTAATCTTGACGGCGCGCAGCAGCCTTGAGGAGCGCGTCAGCGGCTTGGACGCGGGCGCGGACGACTACCTGGCCAAGCCCTTCGCCTTTGCCGAGCTGGTGGCGCGGATTCGCGCGCTGATCCGGCGTCAAACCGCGGCGCCGCAGCCGCGGCTGCGCTTCGCCGATCTCGAATTCGATCCGGTCAAGCGTCGCGCCCGACGCGGAACGCGCGAACTCAACCTCTCGCCCAAAGAGACCATCCTGCTGGAACTTCTGATGCGCAATGCGGGCCAGGCCGTCACCCGCGCCATGATTGCCGAGGTCGTCTGGGGCCCCGGCTACAACGATTTCACCAATCTGATCGAGGTCTTCGTCAATCGCCTGCGGAGTAAAATCGGCATCGACGGCGATGAGCCGCTGATCGCTACGATCCGCGGCGTCGGCTATTCGATGCGGCCGCCGCCGGGGGGCGGCGAAGTCTCCGGCGCGCGGCCAAAGTCGGGGGGCGGCGTAGTTTCTGACGCGCGGCCAAAGTCATGACGATCCGGCTGCGCCTGACGCTCTACTGGGCCGCCGTGCTGGCTGTCATTCTGATTCTGTCCGGCGCCGCCGTGCTGCTCCTGTTTGCGCGTGAACAGTGGGGACAGCTCGACAGCGCGCTGCTCGAAGAGGCCGACACCGCGAGCGCAACGATCCAGCAAAACGACGGCGCTACCGCGGCGACGATCGTGCGCGCGCTCAGCGCCGAGCGCGATCTCGGCCCGGCGCGCCGCGTCCGGCTGACATGCGGAACCCAGGTGCTCGCTGATTCTGGCGACGCACGCGCGGATCTGCCGGCGGCGCCTAGCCCGGCGCGGCGCCAGATCGTCAACGGGCGCCACCGTGTCTACCGCTTCGCCGCGATGCCGTTGCGGCTCGCCGGGCGGCCCGCCCTTCTGCTCGACGGCGTCGATGCGCGTCCGATCCGCGCCTCGATCGCGCGGCTGCGGCGCAATCTGCTCGTAGCGCTGCCGCTGATCCTCGCGCTTAGCGTCGCCGGCGGTAGTTGGCTGGCGCGCCGCGCGCTCGAACCGATCAACGCGCTCGCCGCCGGTCTCGGACGGATCGAGCCGCGCGATCTGCAGAGCCGCCTGGCGCGCGCCGCCGTCGAGGACGAGGTCGCGCGCCTGACCGACGCGATCAATTCCCTGCTCGCCCGCGTCGCGCGCGCCACCGAGGCCGAACGCCGCTTCGCTGCCGACGCCGCCCACGAGCTGCGCACGCCCTTGGCCGTGCTGCGCGCCGGACTCGAAGTCGCGCTTGCGCATCCGCGCCCCGCTGCTGAGTACGCCGACGCGCTGGCCGCCTCGCTGCGCGAAACCGTGGCCTTGTGCCGGATGGCCGACGAGCTGCTCACGTTGGCGCGGCTCGATCATGACGGCGCACTGGCGCGCAGTCCGTTGAATCTCTGCACGCTGCTGCAGGAAGTGATCGACGCGGTCGAGCCCCTGCTTGAAGCCAAACAACTCGAATTGCGCAGCGCGCTGGGCACCGCCTTGATCGTCAACGGCAATGCGGATTACTTGCGCCGCTTGATCGTCAACCTGCTCGACAATGCGCTCAAGTTCGCCCCGCCAGGCGGCTGGGTCGCCATAGCCCTGACGAGCCATGACGGCGTGGCGACGCTGCGGTTTGCCGATAGCGGCCCCGGTATTGCCGCGGCAGACCTGCCGCGCATTTTCGATCGCTTCTTTCGCGGAACCTCGACAACTCAGCCCGGCAACGGCCTTGGCCTCAGCCTCTGCCGCGAGATCGCGCGGCTTCACGCCGGTGAGATTCGCGTGGCAAACCTCGCGGGCGGGGGCGCCGAGTTCGTCGTCACGCTCCCGCTCGCCGCGGCAATGCGAGCTTAACGTTTATTAATTAGCGAGCCGCTCTGCCGGTCGTTAGGATCGGCGGATGATGCGAACCTCAGCCGTCGTCTTCGGCGCCGCGATCGTGGCGGCGCTCAGCTCTGTATGCATCAGCGCGCGTGCGTCGGAACCTCTGACGCTAAAGGAAGCGATTGGCCGCGCGCTCGCCTATGCACCCGCCGCCGCGATCGCCGGCGCGCAGGCGGAGTTCAGCGACGCCAGAGCCGACGAGGCGCGTGCGCCGCTATTTCCATCGGTCTTTGCGAATGGCGAGTACAATCAAGCGCCCGGCTACGATAAGACCATCAGCAACGGCGGGCTGACCCTCGCCCAACTCGCGCTCGATTACACGGTGTTCGATGGCGGCCGGCGCGCGGATTTGTTGAAGGCCGCGCGTTACGCCGCGCAAGCAACCAGGCTCGGCGTAAATACTGCGCGCGCACAAATTATCTACGCAACAACTGTCGCGTACTACGACCTGCTCCGCGCGCGCACGGCCGAAGCCCAGACCGAGGAGAGCCTGCGGCGGCTCGAACAGTATCTCAGCATTGTGGAGAATCTGCGGGAGAGCGGCCGCGCCATTGCCAACGACGTGTTGAAGACGCGCACCGCGCGCAACACGACTGAACTTGCGCTGGCCGCCGCGCACCAGTCCGCCGCACAAGCCGCGATCGTGCTCGGCGCGTTGATTGGTGCGCCGGACCCGGCGACCATCCAGGTAGCTGCGGTCGCGGATCTGCCGTCGCCCCCGGCCGGCGATGTGGCCCGCAGCCCGACCTTCCAGGCCGCGGAGCGCCAGCTCGAATCGACGAAACTAGCTGTCGCTGCCGCTGAGGCCGAGCGCGCGCCCGTGGCAAAACTCGCGCTCACGTCAGGCTGGGAAGGTATTAATCCGCCGAAAACTTTCGGCCATCATCTCGGCGCCTCTTACGATGGCGCGATCAGCGTGCCGATCTTTCAGGGCGGCCTGGTGCGGGCCCATATTGACGAGGCCGTGGCCGCGCAGCGCGTCGCGCTGGCGCAGGTGCGCCAGATCGAGCTCGATCTCACGCGCGATTTCGCTGATGCGCTCGCGCGGTACCAGGGCGCGCGCGCGCAGCTTCGACTGCTGGCGCTGGCGCAAACCACCGTCGACGACTCCTTCGCGCTCGACTGGACCCGCTTTCTGGGCGGCGGCGCCGTCACTCTTTTCGAAGTGCTCGACGCTTATCAGCAGGCGCAAACGCTGCGACTGACGCGAATCGACGATGAGTTCACCGTGCGGCAAACGGCCGCGCAAGCGGCGCTGATCCTGGGTGATGCGCGATGACCGCGCGCGGCGCGTCACCGCGCATCGTGGAATTGGTGCTGGCGCTAGGCCTGCTGCTCGCTGCGGGATGCAACGGCGCGAAGCCGCGCGGCGATGATACGGGCGATGCGGCGCCCAACGTCGTGCTGGCGGTGAGCGGCGCGCGGGTTGTACACATGCCGCTCACTGCCGGCTTGCACCTGCTCGGCACGACCGCTGCGCAGCGCCATCTGACGGTCCGCGCACCGACGGCCGGCCGGATCATCGATTTCGCGCTGAAAAGCGGCGATGCCGTGCACCGCGGCCAGGTCGTTGCCCGCGTGATAAATCGCGAGGTCGAGGCCGCGCAAAATGGCCTGGCCGTGGCCCGTACCCTCGATCCGAGCGAAGCGCCCGCCTTCGCGGCGGCGCTGAAACGCAATCGGGCGCCCGCCGCAATCGCCGTGACGGCGCCCACGGACGCCGTGGTCTTCCAGCCGCTGGTCAGTGATGGCCAGATGGTTGCCGAGTTGGATCCGCTCGCCGACCTGATCGATCCGCGTAGCGTCTATGTCGAGGCGGCGGCGCCGCTGGACGAGCTCGGCAAGCTACGGCCGGGCATGGCCGCGCGAGTCACCTCGCCGCTGGCGGCCGGAGTGCAATATCCCGCCCGCGTCGCCGCCTTTTCGCCGAGTTTCGCCGCGGCCGGCGCCACGGCGCCCGTCAGAATCGAATTCAGCAGCGCTGCGCGAATTACGCTGGCCGGCGCGCCGGTCGAGGTCGCGGTGACGACGGCCTCCGTCGCGGCTGCGATCGTCGTTCCGGTCGCCGCGCTGTTCGACGACGCCACGAGCCACACCAGCTATGTCTTCATCGCGGGCGCCGACGGCATCGCTCATCGCACGACGGTGACGACCGGGATTCGTGTGCCGGGCGAGGTCCAAATCCTCGGCGGCTTGACGCCCGGCGAGGTGGTGATCACCTCGGGCGGCTTTGCATTGTCGGACGGCTTGCATGTGAAGGTCGCGCTCCCTCAGTCATGAGCCGCAGCAACCCCGCCTTGGTCTTATTTCTGGTGCTCGTCGCCTCAGTGATCGGCGGGCTGGCCGCACGCACGATTCCCAGCGCGGTCTTTCCCGAGATTCAGTTCAATCGTGCGATCATCCTGGCCGACGCCGGCGATCTGCCCGCCACGCAGATGTTGGTGACGGTTACGCAGCCGCTCGAGCAAGCCGCCTATGGTGTCATCGGGGTGAGCCTGGTGCGCTCGACGACGACGCGCGGCAGCAGCGAAATCGACGTGACCTTTCTCGAGGGGAGCGACGCGGTGGCGACGTTTCAATTGCTGAGCGGGGCGGTCGCCCAGATCCGCGCAACTCTGCCGGCGAACGCGCACCTTGATACCCGGCTGCTGACCACCGGCACCTTCCCAATCATCGACGTCAGTTTGAGTTCTCCCATTCGCGGTCTCGCCGAGCTGACCGATATCGCCCAGTACGAACTCGCGCCGAGCCTCCATCGGATCGCCGGGGTCTATCGCGTCGAACTCGATGGCGCCAAGCAGCGCGAGTTCGTCGTCCGCCTCGATCCGGCGCAGATGCTCCAGCACGGGCTGACCGCGGCCGACGTCGCGGCAGGCCTCGCGCGCGCTAATGTGATCGAGGCCGCGGGCCGTGTCGACGACGCCCATCGTGCCGTCCTGACCGTGGTGCGCGGCGACTTGCACGATCGCGAGCAGCTCGCCGCGCTGTCGGTCGCGACGGTTAACCATCAACCGGTTTTTCTGCGCGATGTCGCTCAAGTCGAACTCGGGATTGTCGAGGACTATATTCGTACGGCCGACGAAAAGGGTCCCGCGGTGCTGGTGGGAGTCTCGCGGCAGCCCGCAGGCAATACGGTAGAGATTTCCGCGCAGGCGCACGCAATTATTGACGAATTCCGCGCCCGCTATCCTGACGTTCAGTTCTCCTTCTCCTACGATCAGGCCGGTCTGGTGACCGAATCCTTCAACAGTGTCCGCGACGCCATTGTGCTGGGGCTCGCGCTGGCGGTGGTGATCGTTTTCCTGTTCACCTGGAGCTTTCTGAACGCGCTGGTCGCGGCGGTCGTGGTGCCGGGCACGATCGCGATCACCTTCGCGGTGATGAAACTGACCGGCATGACCTTCAACCTGATGACGCTGGGCGGCCTCGCCGCCGGTATCGGGCTGTTTATCGACGACGCGATCGTGATGATCGAATCGATCCATCGTGCGCATAGCGGCGGCGACCGCGGCGCCGCGAGCCTCGCCGACGCACTGCGCGAACTGACGCGGCCGCTGATCGCCTCGACCGCCACGGTGATCGTGGTCTTTGCGCCGCTGGTCTTTGTCTCGGGCGTGACCGGCGTGTTTTTTCGCGCGCTGGCGCTGACCTTGGGCAGCGGGCTTTTCATCTCCCTGCTGCTCGCGCTTTTTTTCACACCCGCGTTCGAACTGCTGATCGAACGCTGGCGGCGTCCCGCGCGTCCGGGCGGCCGCACCGCGGAACTGATTACCAAACTCTATCTATTGAGCGTGCGCCCCTTTTTGCGCGCACCGATCCTCGCGCCGATCCTCGCCGCGCTCGCGCTTGCCGCGACTTTCCTGCTTTACCGGACGATCGGCACCGATTATCTGCCGGCGCTAGATGAAGGCGCCTTCATCCTCGATTACATGACGCCGGCGCAGAGCACGCTCGCGGATACGCAACATTTGCTTGAGCAAATCGAGTCTGTGCTGAAAACTACTCCCGAGGTCGCGGCGTTCGCGCGCCGCACCGGCACACAGCTTGGCTTTTTCCTGACCGAGTCGAACCGCGGCGATATCTCCGTGCGGCTCAAGACGGCTCGCACTCGCGATATCTACGCTGTGATCGACGCGGTCCGCGGGCGGATCTCGAGGACGCTGCCCAACGTCACGATTGAGTTTTCGCAGGTCCTGCAGGACTTGATCGGCGATCTTTCCGGCACACCCGAACCGGTCGCGATCAAAGTCTTCGGCTCCGATCAGGCTACGATCGAAACTACCGCCGGCACGATCGCGGCGCGTCTGCGCGGCATCCCCGGGCTGGTGGACGTCAAGAGCGGGCTCGTCCTGAGCAATCCCGAGGCGGACGTCGTAGTTGATCAGACCGCGCTCGCGCGCTATGGACTCAACGCTGCAGACGTCGTCGCGACGCTCAAGACCGCGATCGAAGGTAACGTCGCCACCGAGATCACGATGGGCGACCGTCTCTATGGCGTGCGCGTACGCTACCCCGCGGATTTCCGTCAGAACCTCACCCTGCTTCCCGAGGTGCTGATGCGGACGCCTGACGGCGGGCTGGTGCCGCTCTCCAGCCTGATGACGCTGGTCTGGAAGGGAGAACGCACGGAGCTGGATCGCGAACGGCTGCGCGCGGTGGTAGACGTCACCGCGCGGGTCGATCAGACCGACCTCGGCACCGCGATCGCGCGCATCAAGGCGAATCTGGCCGGGTTCGCACTTTCGCCCGGTGTGACCCTCGAGTACGGCGGCCTTTACGCCGAGCAACAGAAAGCGTTTCACCAGCTGACACTGGTGCTCCTCGCCGCCATCGTCGCGATGTTTCTGGTGCTGTTATGGGAATTCGGGCGGCTGACACCGGCCGTCGCGATTATGCTCAGCGCGCTGGCCTCGCTGGCCGGCAGCTTCGCCGCTCTGACGCTCACGGGCCTCACGCTCAACATCTCGTCCTTCATGGGGATCATCATGGTGGCGGGTATCACCGCGAAGAACGGCATCCTGCTGCTCGACCATGCCGAGCGTTCTACGGCCCCGGATGGACGAACCGCGCTGATCGAAGCGGCGCAGATTCGCTTCCGTCCGATTCTGATGACCACGCTGGCGACCGCGGCCGGCCTGCTGCCGCTCGCTTTAGGACTGGGCGCGGGCGCGAAGGTGCAGCAGCCGCTGGCCGTCGCGGTAATCGGCGGGTTGGTCTTCGCGCTGCTGCTCTCGACCTCGCTGGCCGGCGGCATCTACTTGATGGGCGGCGCACCGCGCGGCGATAAGGAAAACTAAGGGTCGGCGCGCGAGGACGTGAGATTGCGGCCGAAGGCGGAGACCTCCGTCTGCCACTGTTCGCCAAAGGCCAGGATTAGCACCTGCTGATTGATGTGCTCGTCCTTGGTCAGGCTTTTCCAGACCCCGCCGCCCGCCGCCGCCATCGCCTGATACGCGGCCTGTGTCTGGGCGTAGAAACTTGGCATATTCTCGATCGCGCCCGGCGGGGGTTTGATCCCTTGCGCCGCGTACCACTCGATGATGAAACGCTCGTGCTCCTCGCGCGTCACATCCACCGTGTTGAAGGCGCCGTTCTCGGCGCGAAACCGGCGAATCTCCTCGAGCACCGGCTCGTAGTCCTCATTGAACGGCGGCGTGTCGCCGACCAGCACGATCACCTTGCGGGTGCCCGGCTTCCAGCCCATCCGATCAATCGAAGTGCGCACCGCGCCGAGCAGGTCCTCCTGCCATTCGCCGCCGTTATGCGCCTTGATGCTCTCAAGAAACCCGATCAGCTTGTCGGGCGAAACCGTCAGTGGCTGGACCTCGATCGGCTCGCCGCGGCCGCCGTACACAACTATCCCGATGCGCGCAGCCGGCACGAGCCGATGGATCGAGAGCACCAACTGGCGCATCTTGTCCTTGGCGTCCGCCATCACCCGCAACATCGAGCCGGTGCCGTCGATCACCAGCGTCACTTCGAACCCGGACTTGCGCAATCCCGCGATAAACCCGCCGAAGCCGGCGCCGACGCCACGCCCATAGCCGGCGCCGATACCGCCTCCGCGACCGGCGCCGATCCCCCCGCCGGCGACGCTGCGCACATAATGGCTCGCGCTCGTGATCGTCGCCGAGCTTTGCGAAGCGACTACCGGCCGCTCGATCGGGATCGGCATTCGCATCTGCGGCATCGGCATCTCCGGCATGTCCAACTGCTTGAGCTCCTGCGTGCCGCCGCCCCCGCCGGCTTGCAGTTTGACCATGATGAGATTGCGCCCGGCCTGCAGATGCACGCCCCACAGCAGCGCCAGAATGATCGCGACATGCAACGCAATCGAAATCTCGAAGGGTCCCTCGATGAAGCGAAAGACATTCCAGACCGATCGCCGCTGGCCGCCGAGCAGTGGGTCTTCGTCATTGTCGGCAGGCTGATCTTTAGTTCGCGCCCACGCCCGCCGATAGATAAGAAGCGCGGCCACCACGACGACGGCAAGCGCGATCGCCGCGGCGGCCACTATGATCGTCAACGACATCAGGGTTCGCCCGCAGGCGCAACCGGCTCGGGCGCGGGACCAGCCCCGGGGGTGATCGACTCGGGCGCCGGCGCATTTACCGCCGGCGCGCCCAGGTCTGCGGCTGGCGGACCGTTGACGCCCGAAACCGCCAGTGCGATCTGATCCGCGCCGGCCCGCTTGGCAATATCGACGATGCGCACCGCGTCACCGAGGATAACTTTGGGATCGCCGTCGAAGACCACGACCTTCTTCGTGGTTTGCGCCAACGCAGCGCTGACCGCCGCGCCCAAAGCGTTTTCCGTGACGGACTTCTGATTGACGAAAATCTGATGGTCGGCGGTGTACGTTACCGTGACCCCGCGCGCCTCCGGAGGCTGATTGGGCGCGTCGAGCCGCGGCAGATCGACATGCGCGGCGGACTCGATCGTGAGCGCGGTCGCAACCATAAAGATGATCAGCAGGACCAGGAAGATGTCGGTCAACGGCGTGATGTTGATCGATGCGAAGATTCCGCCTTCGTCGCCGCTCGGAATCGCCATACTTTGATCCTGGATCCTGATCTTGGACGAGGGCCAGCTAAACCGGCTTCATCCGGCGCTCGAGTCGGTAGCCGAACGTTTGGCCGCGATCGCGATTTGATCTGCGCCGGCGGCTTTAGCGATGTCGAGGATGCGCACCATGTCGCCGAGCAGCACCGTGCGATCGCCCTGAAAAATCACAATTTTCGCGTCGACTCGTCCGAGCGCCTCGTGGAGCGCTGCTTCGAATTCCCGCTCGGGCACGTCCTTGGAGTTGACGAAAAGCTCGTGGTTCGCGGTGTAGGTGACGATCACACCCTTGTTCTCGGGCGTGGTCTCCTCGGCCGAGGGCAGGTCTACATGGGTCGCTGATTCCACCGCCACCGAGGCGGTCACCATAAAGATGATCAAGAGGACGAGGAAAATATCCGTCAGCGGCGTGATGTTGATCTCCCAGAACATCCCGCCCTGGCGACCCGGCGTACTAATTGCCAACGGCGGCTCTCCCGGCGATAGCGGCGTCGATCAGCCGGGCCGCACAAATATGGATGGTCGCGTTAATCCGCTCGATCTTCTGCGAAAAATAATTGTAGAAAATGACCGCGATGATCGCGACCACCAGCCCCAGCGCGGTCGAGATCAGCGCCTCCGAGATGCCTGCGGCGACCACCGAAAAACCGCCGGTTCCCATCACCGCCATCGATTGGAAGGCGACCAGAATTCCGACCACCGTGCCGAACAGGCCGATGAACGGCGCCGACGCCCCCGAAGTCGCGAGCACCCAGATCATGCCGCGCAGTTGCTGGAGTTCGGCGAAGCGCCGTTCCTCGTCAATTTCTTCAAGGCGCGGGCGGTCGGCGGATTGCGCCTCCGTCACCAGTTCGTGGAAAATGCGCTCGCCCGCGCTGCGACGGCCTTTCAGATGATCGAGCGCGGCGCCGAATTTACCTTGCTTGAGCGGTCCAATCATCTGCTCGGCGCTGCGTCGCGCCCGCGTCATCACGCCCGCCAGCGCCCACACTCGTTCCAAAATTATGGTTACGCAAAC includes the following:
- a CDS encoding ABC transporter substrate-binding protein: MKFGVSDKSRIVFASLFVGVLTMISAPGAVARADDSAMSAVQSMVNQAVKILADQATPQATRASQLRDLIAPSFDFAAMSRSALGYHWKSLNPAQRADFTQTFTGFIEAAYGSKIGDYHGQQVNFIKQTSLGNGYFQVFSQIVQPGGKAPVPVNYLVEQKDGQWKVYDVTVDDISIIANYRTQFNRVINENGFDKLLADLKAKQQQLNQTKSG
- a CDS encoding VacJ family lipoprotein, whose translation is MKRSFAAMAALAMVLGFARQSALAEDQEPPHPPGESTQVYSDPWAPFNEKMFSFNLKLDHYVLHPVAKGYAAVAPVIVRESVGRFFNNVNFIPRVANNLFQLRFPQAGDELLRFGINTTLGIAGVFDPADRWFGIKPNPNDLGLTFGHYGISPGPYLVLPFLGPFTVRDAIGSAGDQAMWPLPYFVPWYVSIPTDAGKGVIEAVNYRSLHLDLFEDVDRYAVDLYGAVEDGYMQKRAAELKALD
- a CDS encoding MaoC family dehydratase, producing METIRFDDVEQLRKKISTEFGPWSAPIAVPQEKINQFADVTGDHQWIHIDLERAKRESPFGGPVAHGFLTLSMLPAFEIDNGWKVAGYRNVVNYGANKLRFISPVPAGASVHARQRILGVEAKPQGTQLTVESQVQVVGGDKPALIYEGIFLYVR
- a CDS encoding response regulator transcription factor; the encoded protein is MNEAHLLVIEDEVRLLNHLCRGLGEAGFTVMSAGSAEAAERAVATGEFSAIVLDLRLPGKDGLEFLRGLRAAGNAIPVLILTARSSLEERVSGLDAGADDYLAKPFAFAELVARIRALIRRQTAAPQPRLRFADLEFDPVKRRARRGTRELNLSPKETILLELLMRNAGQAVTRAMIAEVVWGPGYNDFTNLIEVFVNRLRSKIGIDGDEPLIATIRGVGYSMRPPPGGGEVSGARPKSGGGVVSDARPKS
- a CDS encoding ATP-binding protein, which codes for MTIRLRLTLYWAAVLAVILILSGAAVLLLFAREQWGQLDSALLEEADTASATIQQNDGATAATIVRALSAERDLGPARRVRLTCGTQVLADSGDARADLPAAPSPARRQIVNGRHRVYRFAAMPLRLAGRPALLLDGVDARPIRASIARLRRNLLVALPLILALSVAGGSWLARRALEPINALAAGLGRIEPRDLQSRLARAAVEDEVARLTDAINSLLARVARATEAERRFAADAAHELRTPLAVLRAGLEVALAHPRPAAEYADALAASLRETVALCRMADELLTLARLDHDGALARSPLNLCTLLQEVIDAVEPLLEAKQLELRSALGTALIVNGNADYLRRLIVNLLDNALKFAPPGGWVAIALTSHDGVATLRFADSGPGIAAADLPRIFDRFFRGTSTTQPGNGLGLSLCREIARLHAGEIRVANLAGGGAEFVVTLPLAAAMRA
- a CDS encoding TolC family protein, whose protein sequence is MMRTSAVVFGAAIVAALSSVCISARASEPLTLKEAIGRALAYAPAAAIAGAQAEFSDARADEARAPLFPSVFANGEYNQAPGYDKTISNGGLTLAQLALDYTVFDGGRRADLLKAARYAAQATRLGVNTARAQIIYATTVAYYDLLRARTAEAQTEESLRRLEQYLSIVENLRESGRAIANDVLKTRTARNTTELALAAAHQSAAQAAIVLGALIGAPDPATIQVAAVADLPSPPAGDVARSPTFQAAERQLESTKLAVAAAEAERAPVAKLALTSGWEGINPPKTFGHHLGASYDGAISVPIFQGGLVRAHIDEAVAAQRVALAQVRQIELDLTRDFADALARYQGARAQLRLLALAQTTVDDSFALDWTRFLGGGAVTLFEVLDAYQQAQTLRLTRIDDEFTVRQTAAQAALILGDAR
- a CDS encoding efflux RND transporter periplasmic adaptor subunit; this encodes MTARGASPRIVELVLALGLLLAAGCNGAKPRGDDTGDAAPNVVLAVSGARVVHMPLTAGLHLLGTTAAQRHLTVRAPTAGRIIDFALKSGDAVHRGQVVARVINREVEAAQNGLAVARTLDPSEAPAFAAALKRNRAPAAIAVTAPTDAVVFQPLVSDGQMVAELDPLADLIDPRSVYVEAAAPLDELGKLRPGMAARVTSPLAAGVQYPARVAAFSPSFAAAGATAPVRIEFSSAARITLAGAPVEVAVTTASVAAAIVVPVAALFDDATSHTSYVFIAGADGIAHRTTVTTGIRVPGEVQILGGLTPGEVVITSGGFALSDGLHVKVALPQS
- a CDS encoding efflux RND transporter permease subunit, encoding MSRSNPALVLFLVLVASVIGGLAARTIPSAVFPEIQFNRAIILADAGDLPATQMLVTVTQPLEQAAYGVIGVSLVRSTTTRGSSEIDVTFLEGSDAVATFQLLSGAVAQIRATLPANAHLDTRLLTTGTFPIIDVSLSSPIRGLAELTDIAQYELAPSLHRIAGVYRVELDGAKQREFVVRLDPAQMLQHGLTAADVAAGLARANVIEAAGRVDDAHRAVLTVVRGDLHDREQLAALSVATVNHQPVFLRDVAQVELGIVEDYIRTADEKGPAVLVGVSRQPAGNTVEISAQAHAIIDEFRARYPDVQFSFSYDQAGLVTESFNSVRDAIVLGLALAVVIVFLFTWSFLNALVAAVVVPGTIAITFAVMKLTGMTFNLMTLGGLAAGIGLFIDDAIVMIESIHRAHSGGDRGAASLADALRELTRPLIASTATVIVVFAPLVFVSGVTGVFFRALALTLGSGLFISLLLALFFTPAFELLIERWRRPARPGGRTAELITKLYLLSVRPFLRAPILAPILAALALAATFLLYRTIGTDYLPALDEGAFILDYMTPAQSTLADTQHLLEQIESVLKTTPEVAAFARRTGTQLGFFLTESNRGDISVRLKTARTRDIYAVIDAVRGRISRTLPNVTIEFSQVLQDLIGDLSGTPEPVAIKVFGSDQATIETTAGTIAARLRGIPGLVDVKSGLVLSNPEADVVVDQTALARYGLNAADVVATLKTAIEGNVATEITMGDRLYGVRVRYPADFRQNLTLLPEVLMRTPDGGLVPLSSLMTLVWKGERTELDRERLRAVVDVTARVDQTDLGTAIARIKANLAGFALSPGVTLEYGGLYAEQQKAFHQLTLVLLAAIVAMFLVLLWEFGRLTPAVAIMLSALASLAGSFAALTLTGLTLNISSFMGIIMVAGITAKNGILLLDHAERSTAPDGRTALIEAAQIRFRPILMTTLATAAGLLPLALGLGAGAKVQQPLAVAVIGGLVFALLLSTSLAGGIYLMGGAPRGDKEN